A genomic window from Cucumis melo cultivar AY chromosome 8, USDA_Cmelo_AY_1.0, whole genome shotgun sequence includes:
- the LOC103491163 gene encoding uncharacterized protein LOC103491163 isoform X4: MILIRSMKTQKYFGFLNWTTFVGTGRKCLIVMFTYVIIYDSPVYNCHHFSLLPSSSREQESSSFKKPKWVDVLKQKELSFDLDTVILAINCATAAKRPLERHLHTKRSPQISIVDRCYSFIWSLLAMSIASLSTLFYMTFQFSYKLHSIGSQLWMPNVVSRIFMTACINVRIRCCQILYWPIILQERGMRSLSNVEFAEKFALQKHSMWTSIAADVLLGNVFGVALLCYADFTYLLISNLARDITNRILRSGCVWLMGVPAGFKLNIELAGVLGIISLNAIQIWSTLWFFFGFIFIYVIKALAILGILFGVTLPAGLTSDLISIATYHVSTLHWFISLIYSSQIQALAALWRIFRGQKQNPLRNRIDSYDYIVKQHIVGSLIFTPLLLLLPTTSVFYVFFTILNQSISFIRLLIEVIISAIHATPFTKIFLWLVKRKTFPSGIWFEIISCHINSTGRLDRNSSENLDLPTKILDPSGEMTMRQSSVLVSCLHSNLMGIEELVLPHYRNIFSGFSRSILASTFHGVLTGRRTTSMTLKLGLPSPMPWMCIPYREYWHLCYSSILTCRKLRYCTS; encoded by the exons ATGATTCTGATAAGAAGTATGAAAACTCAGAAGTATTTTGGATTCCTAAATTGGACTACCTTTGTTGGAACGGGCAGAAAGTGTCTAATTGTGATGTTCACGTAT GTTATAATTTATGATTCTCCTGTATATAACTGCCATCATTTCTCTTTGCTACCTTCAAGTTCTCGCGAACAGGAAAGTTCATCTTTCAAGAAACCAAAGTGGGTTGATGTACTTAAGCAAAAGGAACTGAGCTTTGACTTG GATACAGTCATTTTGGCTATCAACTGTGCCACAGCTGCTAAAAGACCACTTGAAAGACATTTGCATACCAAAAGATCTCCACAGATTTCCATTGTTGACAG GTGCTATTCATTCATATGGAGTCTTCTGGCTATGTCTATTGCTTCACTTTCTACTCTCTTCTATATGACTTTCCAGTTTTCTTATAAACTTCATAGTATTGGATCACAATTGTGGATGCCTAATGTAGTTTCAAGAATATTCATGACAGCATGCATAAATGTCCGTATTCGGTGTTGTCAAATTTTGTATTGGCCAATTATACTTCAAGAGCGTGGCATGAG GTCCCTATCGAATGTTGAATTTGCGGAGAAATTTGCTTTACAGAAGCATTCAATGTGGACAAGCATAGCTGCTGATGTGTTGCTGGGAAATGTGTTCGGTGTGGCATTGTTATGTTATGCAGATTTTACTTACTTGTTGATTTCAAACCTCGCTAGGGATATCACAAATCGCATTCTGCGTTCAGGTTGTGTGTGGTTGATGGGAGTGCCTGCAGGTTTCAAATTAAACATAGAATTGGCTGGAGTTCTTGGCATTATATCTCTCAATGCAATCCAAATTTGGTCTACACTTTGGTTCTTCTTTggttttatatttatttatgtcATTAAAGCGCTTGCTATATTGGGGATTCTTTTTGGAGTGACCTTGCCTGCTGGATTGACCTCGGATCTGATATCAATAGCAACTTACCATGTGTCGACCCTTCATTGGTTTATCTCTCTTATATATTCATCACAGATACAGGCATTAGCAGCCTTATGGCGCATTTTTAG GGGTCAAAAACAGAATCCTCTTCGGAATAGAATAGACAGTTATGACTACATTGTGAAGCAACATATTGTTGGATCGCTTATATTTACACCATTATTACTTCTTTTACCCACTACTTCAGTCTTCTACGTTTTCTTTACCATTCTGAATCAATCTATCAGCTTCATCAGATTGCTAATTGAAGTTATAATTTCGGCTATTCATGCTACACCCTTTACCAAAATTTTCCTTTGGTTGGTGAAGCGGAAAACTTTTCCTTCTGGGATATGGTTCGAAATCATTTCTTGCCACATTAATTCCACAGGTCGTCTGGACAGAAACTCTTCTGAAAACTTGGATTTACCAACCAAGATCTTGGATCCTAGTGGGGAGATGACCATGAGGCAATCTTCAGTTTTGGTTTCATGTCTTCACAGCAATTTAATGGGCATAG AAGAGCTGGTCCTGCCTCACTACAGAAATATTTTCTCTGGCTTCTCTCGGTCAATACTTGCTTCTACTTTTCATGGAGTCCTGACTGGAAGAAG AACGACATCGATGACATTGAAGCTTGGCCTTCCTTCACCGATGCCATGGATGTGTATACCTTACAGAGAGTATTGGCATCTCTGCTACAGTTCGATTCTTACATGCAGGAAGCTAAGATACTGTACTTCTTGA
- the LOC103491163 gene encoding uncharacterized protein LOC103491163 isoform X2, with protein sequence MKMKGKCRLWWPKQHSPCEQSSSYLLFGWFIPSSDSLDVVVAFTCTDVSLSRLQCDIKEIINDTDSNMPAILQDKSVFSLLGQCVPKLCSDGVLSSGRINVLNGEKNSCYHYEHGKNSEVNTTDSCGRLTPQFHHLGGVSEQCRQVYSRNSNWLFLEYDSDKKYENSEVFWIPKLDYLCWNGQKVSNCDVHVIIYDSPVYNCHHFSLLPSSSREQESSSFKKPKWVDVLKQKELSFDLDTVILAINCATAAKRPLERHLHTKRSPQISIVDRCYSFIWSLLAMSIASLSTLFYMTFQFSYKLHSIGSQLWMPNVVSRIFMTACINVRIRCCQILYWPIILQERGMRSLSNVEFAEKFALQKHSMWTSIAADVLLGNVFGVALLCYADFTYLLISNLARDITNRILRSGCVWLMGVPAGFKLNIELAGVLGIISLNAIQIWSTLWFFFGFIFIYVIKALAILGILFGVTLPAGLTSDLISIATYHVSTLHWFISLIYSSQIQALAALWRIFRGQKQNPLRNRIDSYDYIVKQHIVGSLIFTPLLLLLPTTSVFYVFFTILNQSISFIRLLIEVIISAIHATPFTKIFLWLVKRKTFPSGIWFEIISCHINSTGRLDRNSSENLDLPTKILDPSGEMTMRQSSVLVSCLHSNLMGIEIFSLASLGQYLLLLFMES encoded by the exons ATGAAAATGAAAGGGAAGTGTAGACTATGGTGGCCCAAGCAGCATTCACCATGTGAACAGTCCTCGTCCTATCTCTTGTTTGGATGGTTTATACCTTCTTCAGATTCCCTTGACGTTGTTGTGGCATTCACTTGTACTGATGTTTCACTATCTAGACTCCAATGTGATATCAAG GAAATTATCAATGATACAGACAGCAACATGCCTGCAATTTTGCAGGATAAGTCAGTGTTTTCTCTACTTGGACAATGTGTTCCAAAACTTTGTAGTGATGGAGTTCTTTCAAGCGGTCGAATTAATGTATTGAATGGAGAAAAAAACTCTTGTTATCACTATGAACATGGAAAGAATAGTGAggttaatactacagacagctGTGGAAGACTCACCCCTCAATTCCATCATTTAGGTGGGGTGTCAGAGCAATGTAGACAAGTCTATAGTAGAAACAGTAACTGGCTATTCTTGGAATATGATTCTGATAAGAAGTATGAAAACTCAGAAGTATTTTGGATTCCTAAATTGGACTACCTTTGTTGGAACGGGCAGAAAGTGTCTAATTGTGATGTTCAC GTTATAATTTATGATTCTCCTGTATATAACTGCCATCATTTCTCTTTGCTACCTTCAAGTTCTCGCGAACAGGAAAGTTCATCTTTCAAGAAACCAAAGTGGGTTGATGTACTTAAGCAAAAGGAACTGAGCTTTGACTTG GATACAGTCATTTTGGCTATCAACTGTGCCACAGCTGCTAAAAGACCACTTGAAAGACATTTGCATACCAAAAGATCTCCACAGATTTCCATTGTTGACAG GTGCTATTCATTCATATGGAGTCTTCTGGCTATGTCTATTGCTTCACTTTCTACTCTCTTCTATATGACTTTCCAGTTTTCTTATAAACTTCATAGTATTGGATCACAATTGTGGATGCCTAATGTAGTTTCAAGAATATTCATGACAGCATGCATAAATGTCCGTATTCGGTGTTGTCAAATTTTGTATTGGCCAATTATACTTCAAGAGCGTGGCATGAG GTCCCTATCGAATGTTGAATTTGCGGAGAAATTTGCTTTACAGAAGCATTCAATGTGGACAAGCATAGCTGCTGATGTGTTGCTGGGAAATGTGTTCGGTGTGGCATTGTTATGTTATGCAGATTTTACTTACTTGTTGATTTCAAACCTCGCTAGGGATATCACAAATCGCATTCTGCGTTCAGGTTGTGTGTGGTTGATGGGAGTGCCTGCAGGTTTCAAATTAAACATAGAATTGGCTGGAGTTCTTGGCATTATATCTCTCAATGCAATCCAAATTTGGTCTACACTTTGGTTCTTCTTTggttttatatttatttatgtcATTAAAGCGCTTGCTATATTGGGGATTCTTTTTGGAGTGACCTTGCCTGCTGGATTGACCTCGGATCTGATATCAATAGCAACTTACCATGTGTCGACCCTTCATTGGTTTATCTCTCTTATATATTCATCACAGATACAGGCATTAGCAGCCTTATGGCGCATTTTTAG GGGTCAAAAACAGAATCCTCTTCGGAATAGAATAGACAGTTATGACTACATTGTGAAGCAACATATTGTTGGATCGCTTATATTTACACCATTATTACTTCTTTTACCCACTACTTCAGTCTTCTACGTTTTCTTTACCATTCTGAATCAATCTATCAGCTTCATCAGATTGCTAATTGAAGTTATAATTTCGGCTATTCATGCTACACCCTTTACCAAAATTTTCCTTTGGTTGGTGAAGCGGAAAACTTTTCCTTCTGGGATATGGTTCGAAATCATTTCTTGCCACATTAATTCCACAGGTCGTCTGGACAGAAACTCTTCTGAAAACTTGGATTTACCAACCAAGATCTTGGATCCTAGTGGGGAGATGACCATGAGGCAATCTTCAGTTTTGGTTTCATGTCTTCACAGCAATTTAATGGGCATAG AAATATTTTCTCTGGCTTCTCTCGGTCAATACTTGCTTCTACTTTTCATGGAGTCCTGA
- the LOC103491163 gene encoding uncharacterized protein LOC103491163 isoform X3 — protein sequence MPAILQDKSVFSLLGQCVPKLCSDGVLSSGRINVLNGEKNSCYHYEHGKNSEVNTTDSCGRLTPQFHHLGGVSEQCRQVYSRNSNWLFLEYDSDKKYENSEVFWIPKLDYLCWNGQKVSNCDVHVIIYDSPVYNCHHFSLLPSSSREQESSSFKKPKWVDVLKQKELSFDLDTVILAINCATAAKRPLERHLHTKRSPQISIVDRCYSFIWSLLAMSIASLSTLFYMTFQFSYKLHSIGSQLWMPNVVSRIFMTACINVRIRCCQILYWPIILQERGMRSLSNVEFAEKFALQKHSMWTSIAADVLLGNVFGVALLCYADFTYLLISNLARDITNRILRSGCVWLMGVPAGFKLNIELAGVLGIISLNAIQIWSTLWFFFGFIFIYVIKALAILGILFGVTLPAGLTSDLISIATYHVSTLHWFISLIYSSQIQALAALWRIFRGQKQNPLRNRIDSYDYIVKQHIVGSLIFTPLLLLLPTTSVFYVFFTILNQSISFIRLLIEVIISAIHATPFTKIFLWLVKRKTFPSGIWFEIISCHINSTGRLDRNSSENLDLPTKILDPSGEMTMRQSSVLVSCLHSNLMGIEELVLPHYRNIFSGFSRSILASTFHGVLTGRRTTSMTLKLGLPSPMPWMCIPYREYWHLCYSSILTCRKLRYCTS from the exons ATGCCTGCAATTTTGCAGGATAAGTCAGTGTTTTCTCTACTTGGACAATGTGTTCCAAAACTTTGTAGTGATGGAGTTCTTTCAAGCGGTCGAATTAATGTATTGAATGGAGAAAAAAACTCTTGTTATCACTATGAACATGGAAAGAATAGTGAggttaatactacagacagctGTGGAAGACTCACCCCTCAATTCCATCATTTAGGTGGGGTGTCAGAGCAATGTAGACAAGTCTATAGTAGAAACAGTAACTGGCTATTCTTGGAATATGATTCTGATAAGAAGTATGAAAACTCAGAAGTATTTTGGATTCCTAAATTGGACTACCTTTGTTGGAACGGGCAGAAAGTGTCTAATTGTGATGTTCAC GTTATAATTTATGATTCTCCTGTATATAACTGCCATCATTTCTCTTTGCTACCTTCAAGTTCTCGCGAACAGGAAAGTTCATCTTTCAAGAAACCAAAGTGGGTTGATGTACTTAAGCAAAAGGAACTGAGCTTTGACTTG GATACAGTCATTTTGGCTATCAACTGTGCCACAGCTGCTAAAAGACCACTTGAAAGACATTTGCATACCAAAAGATCTCCACAGATTTCCATTGTTGACAG GTGCTATTCATTCATATGGAGTCTTCTGGCTATGTCTATTGCTTCACTTTCTACTCTCTTCTATATGACTTTCCAGTTTTCTTATAAACTTCATAGTATTGGATCACAATTGTGGATGCCTAATGTAGTTTCAAGAATATTCATGACAGCATGCATAAATGTCCGTATTCGGTGTTGTCAAATTTTGTATTGGCCAATTATACTTCAAGAGCGTGGCATGAG GTCCCTATCGAATGTTGAATTTGCGGAGAAATTTGCTTTACAGAAGCATTCAATGTGGACAAGCATAGCTGCTGATGTGTTGCTGGGAAATGTGTTCGGTGTGGCATTGTTATGTTATGCAGATTTTACTTACTTGTTGATTTCAAACCTCGCTAGGGATATCACAAATCGCATTCTGCGTTCAGGTTGTGTGTGGTTGATGGGAGTGCCTGCAGGTTTCAAATTAAACATAGAATTGGCTGGAGTTCTTGGCATTATATCTCTCAATGCAATCCAAATTTGGTCTACACTTTGGTTCTTCTTTggttttatatttatttatgtcATTAAAGCGCTTGCTATATTGGGGATTCTTTTTGGAGTGACCTTGCCTGCTGGATTGACCTCGGATCTGATATCAATAGCAACTTACCATGTGTCGACCCTTCATTGGTTTATCTCTCTTATATATTCATCACAGATACAGGCATTAGCAGCCTTATGGCGCATTTTTAG GGGTCAAAAACAGAATCCTCTTCGGAATAGAATAGACAGTTATGACTACATTGTGAAGCAACATATTGTTGGATCGCTTATATTTACACCATTATTACTTCTTTTACCCACTACTTCAGTCTTCTACGTTTTCTTTACCATTCTGAATCAATCTATCAGCTTCATCAGATTGCTAATTGAAGTTATAATTTCGGCTATTCATGCTACACCCTTTACCAAAATTTTCCTTTGGTTGGTGAAGCGGAAAACTTTTCCTTCTGGGATATGGTTCGAAATCATTTCTTGCCACATTAATTCCACAGGTCGTCTGGACAGAAACTCTTCTGAAAACTTGGATTTACCAACCAAGATCTTGGATCCTAGTGGGGAGATGACCATGAGGCAATCTTCAGTTTTGGTTTCATGTCTTCACAGCAATTTAATGGGCATAG AAGAGCTGGTCCTGCCTCACTACAGAAATATTTTCTCTGGCTTCTCTCGGTCAATACTTGCTTCTACTTTTCATGGAGTCCTGACTGGAAGAAG AACGACATCGATGACATTGAAGCTTGGCCTTCCTTCACCGATGCCATGGATGTGTATACCTTACAGAGAGTATTGGCATCTCTGCTACAGTTCGATTCTTACATGCAGGAAGCTAAGATACTGTACTTCTTGA
- the LOC103491163 gene encoding uncharacterized protein LOC103491163 isoform X1 produces the protein MKMKGKCRLWWPKQHSPCEQSSSYLLFGWFIPSSDSLDVVVAFTCTDVSLSRLQCDIKEIINDTDSNMPAILQDKSVFSLLGQCVPKLCSDGVLSSGRINVLNGEKNSCYHYEHGKNSEVNTTDSCGRLTPQFHHLGGVSEQCRQVYSRNSNWLFLEYDSDKKYENSEVFWIPKLDYLCWNGQKVSNCDVHVIIYDSPVYNCHHFSLLPSSSREQESSSFKKPKWVDVLKQKELSFDLDTVILAINCATAAKRPLERHLHTKRSPQISIVDRCYSFIWSLLAMSIASLSTLFYMTFQFSYKLHSIGSQLWMPNVVSRIFMTACINVRIRCCQILYWPIILQERGMRSLSNVEFAEKFALQKHSMWTSIAADVLLGNVFGVALLCYADFTYLLISNLARDITNRILRSGCVWLMGVPAGFKLNIELAGVLGIISLNAIQIWSTLWFFFGFIFIYVIKALAILGILFGVTLPAGLTSDLISIATYHVSTLHWFISLIYSSQIQALAALWRIFRGQKQNPLRNRIDSYDYIVKQHIVGSLIFTPLLLLLPTTSVFYVFFTILNQSISFIRLLIEVIISAIHATPFTKIFLWLVKRKTFPSGIWFEIISCHINSTGRLDRNSSENLDLPTKILDPSGEMTMRQSSVLVSCLHSNLMGIEELVLPHYRNIFSGFSRSILASTFHGVLTGRRTTSMTLKLGLPSPMPWMCIPYREYWHLCYSSILTCRKLRYCTS, from the exons ATGAAAATGAAAGGGAAGTGTAGACTATGGTGGCCCAAGCAGCATTCACCATGTGAACAGTCCTCGTCCTATCTCTTGTTTGGATGGTTTATACCTTCTTCAGATTCCCTTGACGTTGTTGTGGCATTCACTTGTACTGATGTTTCACTATCTAGACTCCAATGTGATATCAAG GAAATTATCAATGATACAGACAGCAACATGCCTGCAATTTTGCAGGATAAGTCAGTGTTTTCTCTACTTGGACAATGTGTTCCAAAACTTTGTAGTGATGGAGTTCTTTCAAGCGGTCGAATTAATGTATTGAATGGAGAAAAAAACTCTTGTTATCACTATGAACATGGAAAGAATAGTGAggttaatactacagacagctGTGGAAGACTCACCCCTCAATTCCATCATTTAGGTGGGGTGTCAGAGCAATGTAGACAAGTCTATAGTAGAAACAGTAACTGGCTATTCTTGGAATATGATTCTGATAAGAAGTATGAAAACTCAGAAGTATTTTGGATTCCTAAATTGGACTACCTTTGTTGGAACGGGCAGAAAGTGTCTAATTGTGATGTTCAC GTTATAATTTATGATTCTCCTGTATATAACTGCCATCATTTCTCTTTGCTACCTTCAAGTTCTCGCGAACAGGAAAGTTCATCTTTCAAGAAACCAAAGTGGGTTGATGTACTTAAGCAAAAGGAACTGAGCTTTGACTTG GATACAGTCATTTTGGCTATCAACTGTGCCACAGCTGCTAAAAGACCACTTGAAAGACATTTGCATACCAAAAGATCTCCACAGATTTCCATTGTTGACAG GTGCTATTCATTCATATGGAGTCTTCTGGCTATGTCTATTGCTTCACTTTCTACTCTCTTCTATATGACTTTCCAGTTTTCTTATAAACTTCATAGTATTGGATCACAATTGTGGATGCCTAATGTAGTTTCAAGAATATTCATGACAGCATGCATAAATGTCCGTATTCGGTGTTGTCAAATTTTGTATTGGCCAATTATACTTCAAGAGCGTGGCATGAG GTCCCTATCGAATGTTGAATTTGCGGAGAAATTTGCTTTACAGAAGCATTCAATGTGGACAAGCATAGCTGCTGATGTGTTGCTGGGAAATGTGTTCGGTGTGGCATTGTTATGTTATGCAGATTTTACTTACTTGTTGATTTCAAACCTCGCTAGGGATATCACAAATCGCATTCTGCGTTCAGGTTGTGTGTGGTTGATGGGAGTGCCTGCAGGTTTCAAATTAAACATAGAATTGGCTGGAGTTCTTGGCATTATATCTCTCAATGCAATCCAAATTTGGTCTACACTTTGGTTCTTCTTTggttttatatttatttatgtcATTAAAGCGCTTGCTATATTGGGGATTCTTTTTGGAGTGACCTTGCCTGCTGGATTGACCTCGGATCTGATATCAATAGCAACTTACCATGTGTCGACCCTTCATTGGTTTATCTCTCTTATATATTCATCACAGATACAGGCATTAGCAGCCTTATGGCGCATTTTTAG GGGTCAAAAACAGAATCCTCTTCGGAATAGAATAGACAGTTATGACTACATTGTGAAGCAACATATTGTTGGATCGCTTATATTTACACCATTATTACTTCTTTTACCCACTACTTCAGTCTTCTACGTTTTCTTTACCATTCTGAATCAATCTATCAGCTTCATCAGATTGCTAATTGAAGTTATAATTTCGGCTATTCATGCTACACCCTTTACCAAAATTTTCCTTTGGTTGGTGAAGCGGAAAACTTTTCCTTCTGGGATATGGTTCGAAATCATTTCTTGCCACATTAATTCCACAGGTCGTCTGGACAGAAACTCTTCTGAAAACTTGGATTTACCAACCAAGATCTTGGATCCTAGTGGGGAGATGACCATGAGGCAATCTTCAGTTTTGGTTTCATGTCTTCACAGCAATTTAATGGGCATAG AAGAGCTGGTCCTGCCTCACTACAGAAATATTTTCTCTGGCTTCTCTCGGTCAATACTTGCTTCTACTTTTCATGGAGTCCTGACTGGAAGAAG AACGACATCGATGACATTGAAGCTTGGCCTTCCTTCACCGATGCCATGGATGTGTATACCTTACAGAGAGTATTGGCATCTCTGCTACAGTTCGATTCTTACATGCAGGAAGCTAAGATACTGTACTTCTTGA